The following are from one region of the Sardina pilchardus chromosome 4, fSarPil1.1, whole genome shotgun sequence genome:
- the LOC134077869 gene encoding uncharacterized protein LOC134077869 isoform X1 produces MATLKCIISSILVFTSVSEVSAGDIFGLRGGSITLSTEQVTKGTKVTAIVWKYNKDKVGEWFEGDEEITLFSIFKHSATLDKQTWALSISKLEPHFNGIYSVEVNNKETHLRMKLIVLNPVMEPNITTDCNSTSCTLTCEGEASEHTQYSWKDSRGNRNSGHIWTVERRSGVYTCFLINPLSWDSRSISLTDELPVGKIAGVVGISIVGIAGIAVFVLIVLRIHRCRKNRTGNYTPRLAELQVAGSKYITIGTEDAEIKNPPTIEMGEELGDSTNNGVMTTQVSPELPRQTNSGSDGVHEHDSKAEDGNAPHEVIEPDGGVSPYLTLEGPQT; encoded by the exons ATGGCTACTTTAAAATGCATAATATCTAGTATTTTAGTGTTCACTTCAGTCTCAGAAG TCTCTGCAGGTGACATATTTGGCCTCAGAGGTGGATCTATTACGCTTTCAACAGAACAAGTGACCAAAGGCACAAAAGTAACCGCCATTGTCTGGAAATACAACAAGGATAAAGTTGGCGAATGGTTTGAAGGAGATGAAGAAATAACTCTTTTTAGCATCTTCAAACACTCGGCTACATTGGACAAGCAGACCTGGGCATTGAGCATTTCAAAACTGGAGCCACATTTCAATGGGATTTACTCTGTGGAGGTGAACAACAAGGAGACCCACTTGAGAATGAAACTTATTGTTCTCA ATCCTGTTATGGAGCCTAACATCACCACTGACTGCAACTCTACCAGCTGCACCCTGACCTGTGAGGGAGAGGCCAGTGAGCATACTCAGTACTCCTGGAAAGATAGCAGAGGGAACAGGAATAGTGGACACATATGGACTGTGGAGAGGAGGTCTGGGGTCTATACCTGTTTTCTCATAAATCCACTGAGCTGGGACAGCAGAAGCATCTCTCTGACAGATGAACTTCCTGTAG GAAAAATTGCTGGAGTTGTGGGCATTTCCATTGTTGGAATTGCTGGGATTGCTGTTTTTGTCTTAATTGTGTTAAGGATTCATCGCTGTAGGAAAAATAGAACTG GAAACTACACCCCAAGACTTGCAGAGCTACAAGTTGCAG GGTCAAAATATATCACTATTGGGACTGAGGATGCTGAAATAAAAAACCCTCCAACCATTGAGATGGGCG AAGAGCTAGGTGATTCGACGAACAATGGTGTCATGACTACACAGGTGTCACCAGAACTACCTCGCCAAACAAACA gtGGATCAGATGGTGTCCATGAGCATGATTCCAAAGCAGAGGATGGCAACGCACCTCATGAAGTAATCGAACCGGATG GTGGTGTGTCCCCTTACCTAACTCTGGAGGGTCCCCAGACGTAA
- the LOC134077869 gene encoding uncharacterized protein LOC134077869 isoform X2, whose protein sequence is MATLKCIISSILVFTSVSEVSAGDIFGLRGGSITLSTEQVTKGTKVTAIVWKYNKDKVGEWFEGDEEITLFSIFKHSATLDKQTWALSISKLEPHFNGIYSVEVNNKETHLRMKLIVLNPVMEPNITTDCNSTSCTLTCEGEASEHTQYSWKDSRGNRNSGHIWTVERRSGVYTCFLINPLSWDSRSISLTDELPVGKIAGVVGISIVGIAGIAVFVLIVLRIHRCRKNRTGNYTPRLAELQVAGSKYITIGTEDAEIKNPPTIEMGELGDSTNNGVMTTQVSPELPRQTNSGSDGVHEHDSKAEDGNAPHEVIEPDGGVSPYLTLEGPQT, encoded by the exons ATGGCTACTTTAAAATGCATAATATCTAGTATTTTAGTGTTCACTTCAGTCTCAGAAG TCTCTGCAGGTGACATATTTGGCCTCAGAGGTGGATCTATTACGCTTTCAACAGAACAAGTGACCAAAGGCACAAAAGTAACCGCCATTGTCTGGAAATACAACAAGGATAAAGTTGGCGAATGGTTTGAAGGAGATGAAGAAATAACTCTTTTTAGCATCTTCAAACACTCGGCTACATTGGACAAGCAGACCTGGGCATTGAGCATTTCAAAACTGGAGCCACATTTCAATGGGATTTACTCTGTGGAGGTGAACAACAAGGAGACCCACTTGAGAATGAAACTTATTGTTCTCA ATCCTGTTATGGAGCCTAACATCACCACTGACTGCAACTCTACCAGCTGCACCCTGACCTGTGAGGGAGAGGCCAGTGAGCATACTCAGTACTCCTGGAAAGATAGCAGAGGGAACAGGAATAGTGGACACATATGGACTGTGGAGAGGAGGTCTGGGGTCTATACCTGTTTTCTCATAAATCCACTGAGCTGGGACAGCAGAAGCATCTCTCTGACAGATGAACTTCCTGTAG GAAAAATTGCTGGAGTTGTGGGCATTTCCATTGTTGGAATTGCTGGGATTGCTGTTTTTGTCTTAATTGTGTTAAGGATTCATCGCTGTAGGAAAAATAGAACTG GAAACTACACCCCAAGACTTGCAGAGCTACAAGTTGCAG GGTCAAAATATATCACTATTGGGACTGAGGATGCTGAAATAAAAAACCCTCCAACCATTGAGATGGGCG AGCTAGGTGATTCGACGAACAATGGTGTCATGACTACACAGGTGTCACCAGAACTACCTCGCCAAACAAACA gtGGATCAGATGGTGTCCATGAGCATGATTCCAAAGCAGAGGATGGCAACGCACCTCATGAAGTAATCGAACCGGATG GTGGTGTGTCCCCTTACCTAACTCTGGAGGGTCCCCAGACGTAA